The DNA region CGGATGACCGACTCCCTGCGCAAGGAACTGGTGGGTGCCCCGTGAAGTTCGCCTGGATCGACCTCCGCACCGTGCCCGACGCCCAGCGGGAGGCGGTCGTCGACGCGGCCGTGCACGCCAGGGTGGACGCCATCGTGCACGACGACGTAAGCCTCCTCGACACCCTTCCCGCCACCGTCAAACGCGTCCTGGTCCAGAAGGACGGCGGCGGCTCGGGTGAGGGCTTGGTCCACCTCCGCGCCGTCGGCGGGGAAACCGAACTGAACGCCCTCAAGAGCGCGTGGTACGACGACAAGACCGACATCGCCGGGCTGGTGCACGTGCGCGACGACGCCACGCTGACGCTCGCCTGCGAATCCGCGCGTGCGCTGCCTTACACGGTGGTGGAATTCCGCGATCCGACGAAGATCCCGCTGGAAATCGTGATCGCGGCCGCGGACGGCTCGCCGGGACAGCTGATCTGCCAGGCCGCCGATCTCGAAGAGGCGCAGATCATCGTGGACGTCCTCGAAAAAGGCTCCGAAGGCGTGTTGCTGGCGCCTCGCGACGCCAACGACGTCTTCGGGCTGATGGAGCTCCTGCGCGACAAGACCCGCAGCTGAGCCTGGCCAAACTCACCGTCGAGTCGATCGAGCACTGTGGACTCGGCGACCGGGTCTGCATCGACACCTGCACCCATTTCGGCGAGGACGAGGGCATGCTGGTCGGCTCGTACTCGCAAGGTTTCATCCTGTGCTGCAGCGAAACCCATCCGCTGCCCTACATGCCGACGAGGCCGTTCCGGATCAACGCCGGGGCACTGCATTCCTACGTCTTCGGGCAGGACAACCGGACGAACTACCTGAGCGAACTCAAAGCGGGCAGCACCGTGCTCGGCGTCGGAGCCGACGGGCGCACCCGCCGGATCGTGGTCGGGCGGATCAAACTGGAATCCCGGCCGTTGCTGAGCATCAAGGCCGTCTCGGAAGACGGCGTCGGCGTCAACCTGATCGTGCAGGACGACTGGCACGTGCGGGTGCTCGGCCCCGGCGGCGCGGTGCTCAACGTCACCGAGCTCACGCCGGGCACGCAGGTGCTGGGCTACCTGGCCACCGACCAGCGGCACGTCGGCTGGCCCGTCGGCGAATTCTGCCTGGAAAAGTGACCTCCGCCGGTCCGCCCGTGTCACCGGGCCCGGGCGGACCGGCCTTCGGACGGTGGTGGGCATGCGAACGCGATCCTGGTGGGGAGAGGATCTTCTCGGCCGCGGCGCCGACGACGAACCGTGGGCGTGCGGGGAGCGCGCCGTCACCCGGGGCAAGCTCCGGGCGGAGGTGGCCTGGCTCGCCAAGGCCTACCGCCATCACGGCATCGGCGCCGGCACCACGGTCGCCCTGCACGGAACCCCCAGCTTCACCCAGTTGTGGTCGGTGTTCGCCCTGTGGGAGCTGGGCGCGCAGATCGCCTTGATCGAACAGAAGACCTGCCTCGCCGAGATGACCTGTCTGCTCGGCCGGTGGCGGCCGCAGTACTTCGTCACCTTCGGCGGCAGCGGGCGCAGGCACCGGCCGTTCACCGACGAATGCGAAGTGCTGGTGAGGCGGCTGCCGGACGGCGAGCCCGCCTCGACCGGCCACTGTCTGCTCCAGCTCTCCTCGGGCACCACCGGCGCGGGAAAGCTCATCGGCCGGACGCCGGAGTCGATCCTCGCCGAACTCGGGCGGATCGCCGCCGTGGAAGGCGTTCCGGGTCCCGGTGAGCGGGTGCTGCTGCTGAACTCCCCCGCGCGTTCCTTCGGGCTCGTCGGCGGCGTGCTGCACGGCCTCGACACCGCCGCGGTGCTGCTGTTCCCCGCCCCGGCCGCGGCCACCCGGACGGCCGACGTCGTCATCGGGGAACCCCGGCATTTCGCGCGGCTCGGCGAAGACTCCGTCGAGCCCTTCACGTCCCTGCGTGCCGCGATCTCCGGCGGCGACGTCCTGCGCCACGACGTCTTCGACCGGTTCCGGGACCGGCACGGCGTGCGCATCGGCCAGGCCTACGGCACCACCGAAACCGGCGTGATCTCGATGGACGTCACGGGCCGGTTCGCGGTGTGCGGGGTCGGGAAACCGGTGCCGGGGATCAGGATCCGCGTCGCGGACGGCGTGCTGGACGTGCATCTGGCGCGTTCGCCGTACGTCATCGAGACCGATCCCTGGAACGGCGGCTGGCTGTCCACCGGTGACCGGGTCCGGCGGGACCCGGTCACCGGCTCGTTGCAGCTACTGGGCCGCGCGGGCGACGACCGGCGGGATCCGGACCGCCCGCCGGCCGTCGCGGCTAGCGCGCGGAGATGAGGTCCGCGCCGAGACCGGAAGGGGTCAGCGCGGGCCCTTCCAGTACCGGGTCGGCCAGCAGGATGGCGGTCTGAAGCTCGCTCAGCGCACGGGAACCCGTCTCGGCGGCGGTCAGGAACCGTTGGTACACCGCCAGCGCGTCGGCCTGTCTGCCGCTGCGGTAGAGCGCCGTCATCAGCTGCGCGGTCAGCTGTTCGTCCGCGGGGTGCCGGTGCACCAGCGCGGTGAGCTTGCCCAGCACCTGGCGGTGCTGACCGAGCCGGAGGGCGAGGTCGGCGCAGAGGACGACGGCCTCCATCCGCTTGGCCCGAAGCCCGACGAGCGTCCGCTGGGCCCCCGGCCCGATCTTGACGTCGACGAGTGCCTCGGTGCGCCACAGGTTCAGGGCTTCGGTGATCAGCCTGGCCGCGTCACCGAGATTCCCGTCGGCACGCCGGATCCGCGCGGTGCCGACGAGCCGGTCGAACCGGTCGAGGTCGAGTTCCCCCGGTTCGGTGGTGAACAGATAGCCCGCGTCGGGCCCGGCCCCGGTGGTGCGCAGACGTTTCGCCGCGGGACCGAGCGCCTTGCGCAGCTGCAGGATATGCGTGTGCACGGTCGACACCGAACAGTTCTTCGACGCGCCGTCCCCGAGCTCCTTGGCGCACTGGACGACGCTCACCTCGTGGTTGGCGTTGAGCAGCAGGAGCGCCAGCAGCGTTCGCTGCTTCGGCGCCGAGGGCGCGAGCGGCCTCCCGTCGTACAGCACCTCGAGCGGGCCCAGCAAAGCGATCCTCACGGTGACTCGACTCCCTTCGATCCACTGCGCTGACAAGTGATCCTCATCCGGTGACCGGGGTGCCCACTTCCGTCACCCGATCGTCGGCACGACGGCCGAACAAGGCGGCGGTGACCAGTGCGCCCACGACGACGACACAGCCGATCACCAGGTAGACCGCGTGATAGGTGGACAGGCGATCGGCCTGCTCCTCCGATCCGGAAAGCGCCGAAGCGAACGCCACGAGCGCGGCGATGCCGACGCTCGAACCGACCTGCTGGGCGGTGATGTTGAACGCGCCGGCGACACCGTGCCGCTCACCGGGCACGCCGGTGAGCGAGGCGGCGGTGAGCGCGGTGTAGGCCAGGCCCTGTCCGATGGCCATCACCGCGACCCCCGGCAGGATGTCGGTCAGGTAGTCGCCGTCCAGCGGTGTGCGGACCCAGAGCGCGACACCCACCGCGAGCAGGAGGAGGCCGGCGACGAGGATCCGTCGCTGGCCGAATCGCGTCAGCAGACGGCCGGCGACGTTCGAGAACACGGCGACGAGCAGGCTCATCGGGAGCACCGCCAGCCCCGACTGCAGGGGCGTGTAGCCGAGCATGCCCTGCATGTAGAGCGGCGCGAAGAACAAGACCCCGTTGAGCGCGAAGAAGAACAGGCCACCGGCGAGGGTCGCCGCCCGGACCGGCCGCGACCGCAGGATGCCGACCGAGAACAGCGGCTCGGATGCCCGGCGTTCCCAGGCCACGAACCCGGCGAGCAGCAGGAGCGCGAGCAGCGCCGACACGATCGTGCCGGTGTCCGACAGGCCCACTTCGCCCGCCCTGGTCACCGCGAAGATGCCGGCCAGCAGGCCGGCGGTGACCATCGCCGCGCCGGGCAGGTCGATCGGCCGTCGCTCGCCGACGGAACTCGGCAGGAGCGGCCGGATGCCGAGCAGCACCAGCACGCTCGTCACGGCGCTGAAGGCGAACACCGCGTGCCAGCCGAACGCGCTGGTGAGCACACCGCCGAGGACCAGGCCGACGCCGAAGCTCGCCGCGCCCACCGCGGTGTAGATCCCCAGCGCGCGGTTGCGCAGCCGTCCCGGCGGGAAGACCTGGAACAGCAACGCCATCGCCGCCGGAACGGACAGGGCCGCGCCGATCCCCTGCGCCGCCCTGGCGGCGATCAGCACCTCGGCGGTGGGCACGACGACCGGGGCGAGCGCGCCCGCGGCGAAGACGGCGATCCCCACCGCCAGCACCAGCCGCCTGCTGAACACGTCGGCCAGCCTGCCGCCGAACAGCAGGCAGCCCGCGAACGTGATCCCGTAGCCGGTCATCGTCCACTGGAGCAGCGCGTCGTCCATCTCCAGATCCCGCCCGATGTCGGGCAGCGCCGGATTGACCACGGCCACGCTGCCGACATCGAGCGCCACCGCCGCCGCCAGCAGGATCAGGGTCCACCACAGTCGTGGGGTGAAACCGGCAGCCGGTTCCTCGACGCGCGGCACTTGGTTGGCCACCAGAACGCTCCTTGGGTCGTGACTGGGCGACAAACCGGATCGGCGCTTTCCGATCCGGGGATTCCGCCAGCCTCGCAGGACCAGCGTCCGGCAGGTAGTGCTCTGTCATTCCTAGTAATCCGCGGGCTAGCCAACCGGATACCAGGAATCACGGGCATGGCTATAGCGGACCTTGCTCGATTTTTCATCGGACCTCGTGAGCATGGGACGAGTACGAGTTCGGTCACGGAGGGAGATACGGTGTCCGGCCAAGAACCCCACCCGCCCTTTCCCCGGCGAATCGGAAGTGGGCGGTGAACCAGGCGCTCCGGAACTGTCTCGCCCAGTTCGCCACCGGCGTCACCGTGGTCACCGTTCGCCATGAAGGCGCCGTCCACGGCGCGACGGTGAACGCTTTCGCGTCGATTTCGCTCGATCCGCCGCTCGTGATGGTCTCACTGGACCGGCGCAGCAGATTGTGTGCGCGACTCGACGGCGCCGCTTTCGAAATCAACATCCTTTCGACGTGGCAGCAAGGAATAGCCCGGCATTTCGCGGGCCGCGGCACGGATCCGGCACCGGAAATCCGCTGGGACGTGTTCCCGCATTCCGTCCGGCTCGCCGGCTGCGCCGCGTATCTGAGCTGCGTGCCGTGGGCCTCCTACGACGGCGGCGACCACGTGATCTACCTCGGCGAAGTGCGGAACTTCGAGATCCGGGGCGGTCCCCCGCTCGTCTTCCACCGCGGCGCCTTCCACGAACTGGGCCGAACCGCCACCGAAGCGCTCGCCCCCACCACCGACGGGACAGGAATCCTTCGATGACACTCCAGCAGGAAACCACCGCTTCGGCGAACGGCCGGACCCCGGTTCCCCGGCCGATGAACGGGAAGGAATACCTGGAAAGCCTGCGCGACGACCGGGAGATCTACCTCTACGGCGACCGTGTCGCCGACGTCACGAAGCATCCGGCGTTCCGCAACTCCGCCCTGATGACCGCGCGGCTCTACGACGCGCTGCACGATCCGGCCAAACACGACGTGCTCACGACCGCCACCGACACCGGGAGCGGCGGTTACACGCACAGCTTCTTCCGCACCCCGCGCAGCCCGCAGGACCTCCTCGACGATCGCGAGGCCATCGCCGAATGGGCGCGGCTCACCTACGGCTGGATGGGCCGGAGCCCCGACTACAAGGCCAGCTTCCTCGGAACGCTCGGCGCCAACGCGGACTTCTACTCGCCGTTCCAGGACAACGCGCGCCGTTGGTACCGCGAGTCACAGGAGAAGGTGCTCTTCTGGGACCACGCGATCGTGCACCCGCCGGTCGACCGGCACCTGCCGTCCGAAGCGGTGAAGGACGTCTTCGTCCACGTGGAGAAGGAAACCGACAGCGGCCTGATCGTCAGCGGGGCGAAGGTCGTCGCCACCGGCTCCGCGATCACCAACCTGAACTTCATCTCGCATTACGGCATGCCCATCAAGGAACGCGAGTTCGCGCTGATCGCGACGCTGCCGATGACCGCACCAGGGCTCAAGCTCATCTGCCGCCCGTCCTACGCGGCCACCGCCGCGGTGATGGGCAGCCCCTACGACCATCCCCTGTCCAGCCGGTTCGACGAGAACGACACGATCTTCGTGATGGACAAGGTGCTCATCCCATGGGAGAACGTCTTCATCTATGGCGATTCCGCCAAGGTGAACGAATTCGTCGCCGAGTCCGGTTCCCTGGAACGGCTGACCTTCCAGAGCTGCATCCGGCTGGCGGTGAAGATCGACTTCATCGCGGGTCTCCTGCTCAAGGCGATCGAGATGACCGGGACGAAGGACTTCCGCGGCGTGCAGGCACGGGCCGGTGAGGTACTGGCCTGGCGAAACCTGTTCTGGGCGCTCAGCGAGGCGATGGCAAGGAATCCCCGGGAATGGCGGGACGGCTCGCTGCTGCCGCGCAAGGACTACGGCCTCGCGTACCGCTGGTTCATGACGCTCGGCTACCCGCGGATCAAGGAGATCATCGAGCAGGACGTCGCCAGCGGCCTCATCTACGTGAACTCGAGCGCGGACGACTTCAAGAACCCCGCGATCCGGCCTTACCTCGACAAGTACGTCCGCGGTTCCAACGGGCACGACGCGGTGAGCCGGGTGAAGCTGATGAAGCTGTTGTGGGACGCCATCGGCACCGAGTTCGGCAGCAGGCACGAACTGTACGAACGCAACTCCTCCGGGAACCACGAGTCGATCCGCACCGAGATCCTCGCGGCGCAGACCGAAAGCGGTCAGGTCGACGGGTACAAGGGCTTCGCCGAACAGTGCCTGCGCGAGTACGACCTCGACGGCTGGACGGTGCCGGACCTCGATTCCTTCGACGAGCTGAAACACGTCATGCGCGGCCTCGGCCGCACGTCTTGAGCCGGAGGGCATCGTGTATCTGCTTGGCACGCACCGGTCCGTCGCCGACCGGCTGAAACTGTCGACCCGGCGCGAGCTCGGCGCGGGGAATTTCTTCTGGCACGTCTGCGAAATCGCCCGTGACCCCGACCGGCCGCTGTTGTTCCGGATCGAGGACGGCGCGGTGACCGGACGCTCCCTCGCCGAGCTGCGCGACGACGTACTGCGCCGCGCGCACTGGTACGCGCAGGAGGGCGTGAAGCCAGGGACACGGGTCGGTGTCCACCTGCGTGACGGGCTCGCCGGATTCCTGCACCACATCGCGATCACCACGCTCGGCGGGGTCACCACGCTGACCAATCCGCGGCTGCCCCCGGACGTGGCCGCGCACTACTTCGACCGCACGGAAACCGCTTTGGTGATCACCGACATCGAGGTGCCCGCCGGATCCGGAAGGAGGTACGTCGACGAGAAGACGGTCGACGTGCCCTGGGACGGCCCGTCTCCCCCGTTGCCGGATACCCACCGGCACACCGACGACGACCTGGTGCTGATCTCCCATTCCTCCGGCACCACCGGGGTGCCGAAGCCGACGGCCTTCGCGCACCGCACGTTCTCCGTCGGCAAACGGGAACGGCTCTGGAAGTTCCCGTCCCTGCGGACGGACCGGATGCTCACCGCGCTGCCGCACAGCCATTCCTCCGGGATCAGCTACCTCAGCCTCGCCCTGATGCTCGGGATGCCGACCATGCTGGCCGACGGGACATCGGGCGCAGCGGTCGCCGAGGCGATGAACGCCTTCCGGCCCACGCTCGTGCTCGGCTTCCCCGGCACGCTCGCGGAACTGCCGATCTCTTCACTGACAACGGAAGCGGCGGACGCCGTGCACACCTGGATGGGCATGGGCGACGCGTCCCACGAACGGCACATCCGTCCGCTGGTGACGCTCGGGCGCGGCGGATCGACCTATGTGGACGGTCTCGGTTCGTCCGAAATGGGCATGGTGCTGTTCAAACACGCCTACACCGCAGGCTCCACCACTTACGCGCGGGCGATCGGCAAGCCGGTGCGCGTGGTCCGCGAGGCCGCCGCACTCGACGACGAGGGCCGGGTCCTGCCGCCGGGCGAGGCCGGGCTGCTGGGAGTGCGCACGCCGAGCGTCACCCCGGGCTACGTCAACGACGAGACGCTGAACCACCTGGCCCGCAGCGGCGGTTTCTTCCTCACCGGCGACGTCGTGCGCCAGGACGAGAGCGGGATCTGGTACCACCTCGACCGGACGCCGGACGTCATCGAGACCGCCGGCGGCCCGGTGTACAGCCTGCCGCTGGAAGAGGTCGTGCTCAACGAGACGAAGGCCCTCGACGCCGCCGTGATCGCGGTGGCCGACCCCGCCGCACCGGGCCGGTCCGTGCCCGCCGCCGTGGTGCTGTTCGGGCACGGCGAAGTGCCGGACGCCGAAGAGATCCGCGCGTCGTGCAACCTCGCGCTCGCGCGGGCGGGGCTCACGACGCTGGCCGCCGTGGTCGTGGCCTGCTCACGGAGCGAACTGCCGGTGGGCGTCACCGGGAAGGTCCTCAAACGTGAGCTCCGGGAAAGACATCGGGAGCTGCTCACCGGCGCGGCGAACGGCGCCGAACCGAAGGGATGGCACGGATGACCGCGATCGACCCGGAAGTGCGCACCGGGAACGGGACGGACGAGACGGCCGCGCGGGCCGTGGTCGACATCGTCACCGGGACCTGGCGTGCCCAGGCGCTCCACGCGGCGGTCGCGCTCGGCCTGCCCGATCACCTCGCCGAAGGACACGTCACCAGTGCTTCCCTCGCTGCCCGCGCGCAGGCCGATCCCGACGGCGTGCTCAGGCTGATGCGGCTGCTCGTCGCGATCGGCGTGTTCGGCGGCGACGACCGGACCGGCTACCGCCTGACGCCGATCTCGCAGCTGCTGCGCACGGGCACCGCGACCTCGATGCGCGAGATGTGCCGTCTCTACGGCGAGGAGTTCCACCAGGCCTGGGGTTCGGTCGTCACCGCAGTGCGGACCGGGCGTTCCGGCTTCGAGCACGCTTTCGACCGCACCCTCCACGAGTACCTCGCGGAGGTGCCAGGGGCAGGGCAGCGGTTCCTCGACGCCATGAACGCCGGGAGCACCTTCTTCGCCGACGTCCCCGCCGCGTTCGACTTCACGCGGGGGAAGACGATCGCGGATCTCGGCGGCGGCAGCGGGAACCTGATGTCCACCGTGCTCCAGGCCCATCCGCATCTGCGCGGCGTGCTCGTGGACAAGGAGCACATGCTCCCGGTGGCCAGGAACCAGCTCGTCGCGCGCGGCTGCGCCGATCGCTGCGAAGTGGTGGCCGGCGACATCTTCGAAGGCGTGCCGAAGGACGTCGATTTCTACCTGCTGTCCCGGATCCTGCAGGACTGGGACGACAGCGAGTGCATCACGCTGCTGACGCACTGCCGCCGTGCCATGGCGGACGATTCCGCGCGCGTGCTGATCCTGGAGCGGGTCATTCCCGATTCCGGGACCGAGGTGCTGCCGCTGTTGTGGGATCTGCACCTGCTGATGATGGCGGGCGGCCGCGAGCGGACCCTGGCGAGCTACGAGTCCATTCTGGACGGTGCGGGGCTGCGCCTGGAGTCCGCGCATCCGCTGGCACTGGAGACCACCCTGCTGGTCGCGGCGCCGACCCGGCCCGACCGGTCGCGGTGACGTCGTCGTGGAGATCTGCATCATCGGCCTCGGCCCCCGCGGGCTTTCGGTACTGGAACGGTTGTGCGCGAACGCTTCCGCCAAGGTTCCCGACGGCCGCGAACTCGTGGTGACCGTCCTCGACTCCCATGTGCACGACGGCGGGCTGGTGTGGCACCGTCGCCAGGACCCGAAACTGCTGATGAACACGGTGGCCGCCCAGATCACCATGTTCCTCGACGACACCGTGGAGGCGGCGGGCCCGGTGCGGGACGGGCCGAGCCTGTACGAATGGGCGAAGTCGATCGCGGAGGCACCGTCGTCCGACGAGATCCCGGACACGGTGCGCGCGGAGGCCGGGACGCTGGGGCCGGATTCCTATCCGTCGCGGGCGTTCTACGGGTCGTACCTGTACTGGACACTGCGGCGGATCATCAGGACCGCTCCCGCCGCCGTGCGGATCGTGCTGTGCGCGGAGAAGGCCGTCGACCTGCGGGACGCCGAGGACGGTTCGCAGCGCGTCTGGCTGTCCGGCGGCACCGTGCTCGACGGACAGGACGTCGTGGTGCTCACACAGGGCCATCTGGACACGCTCCCGACCCGCGAAGAGGCCGCCATGGCGCGGTTCGCCCGGAAGCACGGCCTGCGGTATCTCGCTCCCCGCAACCCGGCGGGCGCCGAACTCGACGGGATCGGGCCGGGCGAGCCGACCGTCCTCAGAGGAATGGGACTGGCCTTCTTCGACTACCTGGCGCTGCTGACCGAAGGCCGGGGCGGTCGTTTCGTCCGCACCGGCGAGGGCCTGGTCTACCGGCCGTCCGGCCGCGAGCCCCGGATCGTCACCGGATCCCGGCGCGGCGTTCCGTACCACGCGCGCGGCGAGAACCAGAAAGGCGCCTTCGGCAGGCACGAGCCGTTGTTCCTCACCCCGAAGGTGATCGAGCGGCTGCGCGGACGCGCGGAGCCGGCCGACTTCCGGGCCGACGTCTGGCCGCTGATCGATCGCGAGGTCCGCGCGGTGTTCTACGGCACGCTGGTGCGTGACCGTGGAACGCCGGAGAGGGCGCGGGAGTTCACCCGTGCCTTCGTCGCGGCGGCGGGAGACGGGTCGCCGACCCCATCGGATCCACTGGCGCCGGAGCCGTCGCCCGCGGAAGAACGGGTGCTGGCCGAATTCGGCATCGGGAAACGCTGGGATTGGCGCCGTGTGGCGCAACCGATCCCGGCGGACGCCCTCACCGGCACCGGCCGGTTCCGCGGCTGGCTCCGGTCCTATTTGGACGAGGACATCGCGGAAGCAAGGCGGGGCAATGTGCACAGCCCGCTCAAGGCCGCGCTCGACGTACTTCGGGACCTGCGCAACGAGATCCGGCTCGTGGTCGATCACGGCGGTCTCTCCGGCGACTCCTACCGCGACGATCTCCAGGGCTGGTACACGCCGCTGAACGCGTTCCTCTCGATCGGCCCGCCCGTGCGGCGGATCGAGGAGATGGCGGCCCTGATCGACAGCGGTGTGCTGAGCGTCCTCGGCCCGCGGCTGTGCGTGCGGGCCTCGCCGGACGCGCGCCGGTTCCTCGCGCACTCGGCGCGGCTGCCCGACACCACCGAAGCCGCGACCACCCTGATCGAAGCCCGGCTTCCCGACGCCGATCTCCGGCGGACCCAGGACCTGTTGCTGCGGAATCTGCTGGCACGCGGCGAATGCCGGCTCCACCGGATCCCGATCACCCGGGGCGGTTCGTATCCGACCGGCGGCCTCGCCGTCACCCGCCGTCCGTATCGCCCGGTGGATCTCGGCGGCAGGCCGCACCCTCGCCGGTTCGCCTTCGGCGTGCCCACCGAGACCGTGCACTGGGTGACCGCCGCGGGAATCCGTCCCGGCGTCAACTCGGTCATCTTGACCGACGCGGACGCGGTCGCCAGGGCCGCTCTCGCGATCGCTTGCCCCGCACCATCCCGACCGAAGGAATCAGGAGAATCATGGATCTACAGCTGACCGGCCGCATCGCGGTGGTCACCGGCGCCTCCAAGGGAATCGGGCTCGCGATCGCCCGGACACTGCACGAGGAGGGCGCACGGGTCGTCGCCGTGTCCCGCAAGAGCAGCCCGGAACTCGACCTGCTCGCCGGCGCCGGCCTGACGCACGTCGCCGCCGACCTGATGGATCCCGGAGCGCCGGCGGAGGTGGTGGCGCGGGCCGCGGACCTCTACGGCGGTCTCGACATCCTGGTGAACAACGCGGGCGGGCCGCCGCCGGGGGTGACCCTGCCGCGCGACTCCTTCCTGGACGCGACGGACGAGGAATGGGGGAAGATGTTCGAGTTCAACCTGTTCTCCGCCGTGCGCGCCATCCGGGCCGCGCTGCCGCTGATGATCGAGCGCGGCGGCGGGTCGATCGT from Amycolatopsis sp. EV170708-02-1 includes:
- a CDS encoding SDR family NAD(P)-dependent oxidoreductase, giving the protein MDLQLTGRIAVVTGASKGIGLAIARTLHEEGARVVAVSRKSSPELDLLAGAGLTHVAADLMDPGAPAEVVARAADLYGGLDILVNNAGGPPPGVTLPRDSFLDATDEEWGKMFEFNLFSAVRAIRAALPLMIERGGGSIVNISSCNARQPSPINVDYGAAKAGLNNVSKVLSDEFGPQGIRVNVVSPGPVRTAWWTEEGGVADLFAAKTGKDPETVMTEVVPAMMGLATGRIADPREVAAVVALLASPLSANTTGAEFAVDSGFVKTI